From one Amycolatopsis sp. FDAARGOS 1241 genomic stretch:
- a CDS encoding ABC transporter permease, whose amino-acid sequence MLAFALRRLLVSVPILIVSTFVVFVMVSLSANPLSYLIQRNPPPPPRVIELERIRLHLDQPIFERYWNWIVGIFRGDFGPSVQSNLNIGHEIWGRFGITLRLIVLAMIVALILAVLIGVISAARQYSKFDYTATFFGFLFLSMPSFWFAIVLKQIGIGINTSVGDQIFFTIGSSSIITTGGFWSQVGDVFGHLILPTISLALTSYAAWSRFQRASMLEVLNSDYVRLARAKGLPRWTVTRRHALRNALIPLTTVTALDIGAILGGAVVTETVFQWQGAGAFLLNAIKQSDVYAVEAWLLIAATFIILLNLIADLLYGLLDPRIRYA is encoded by the coding sequence ATGCTTGCCTTCGCACTGCGCCGGCTCCTCGTCTCGGTGCCGATCCTGATCGTCTCGACGTTCGTCGTGTTCGTGATGGTTTCCCTGTCGGCCAACCCGCTGAGCTATCTGATCCAGAGAAACCCGCCGCCGCCCCCGCGCGTCATCGAGCTCGAGCGCATCCGGCTGCACCTCGACCAGCCCATCTTCGAGCGCTACTGGAACTGGATCGTCGGCATCTTCCGAGGCGACTTCGGCCCGTCGGTGCAGTCGAACCTCAACATCGGCCACGAGATCTGGGGCCGCTTCGGCATCACCCTGCGGCTGATCGTGCTGGCCATGATCGTGGCCCTGATCCTCGCCGTGCTCATCGGCGTGATCAGCGCGGCCCGCCAGTACTCGAAGTTCGACTACACCGCGACGTTCTTCGGCTTCCTGTTCCTGTCGATGCCGTCGTTCTGGTTCGCGATCGTGCTCAAGCAGATCGGCATCGGGATCAACACGTCCGTCGGTGATCAGATCTTCTTCACGATCGGCTCGTCGTCGATCATCACGACAGGCGGGTTCTGGTCCCAAGTCGGCGATGTATTCGGCCACCTGATCCTGCCGACCATTTCACTGGCGCTGACCTCGTACGCGGCCTGGAGCCGCTTCCAGCGCGCGTCGATGCTCGAGGTCCTGAACAGCGACTACGTGCGGCTGGCCCGCGCCAAGGGCCTGCCCCGCTGGACGGTGACCCGCCGGCACGCGCTGCGCAACGCGCTCATCCCGCTCACCACCGTGACCGCCCTGGACATCGGCGCCATCCTCGGTGGCGCCGTCGTGACCGAAACCGTGTTCCAATGGCAGGGCGCGGGCGCTTTCCTGCTGAACGCGATCAAGCAGAGCGACGTCTACGCCGTGGAGGCATGGCTGCTCATCGCGGCCACGTTCATCATCCTGCTCAACCTCATCGCCGACCTGCTCTACGGCCTGCTCGACCCGAGGATCCGCTATGCCTGA
- a CDS encoding ABC transporter ATP-binding protein — MTEYDANTRGGDPVLVVEDLTVQFPTGEGVVNAVRGVSYQLQRGEVLGIVGESGSGKSVTSMAVMGLLPRTAKVSGSIRFGGVELLKASEKELNKVRGKGISMVFQDPMTSLNPVYTVGDQIAEAITAHHDVRKDVAKKQAIDLLDLVRIPNPKQRADEYPHQLSGGMRQRVVIAIAMANNPDVIIADEPTTALDVTVQAQILEALQAAQKETGAAMVLITHDLGVIAGQADRVHVMYAGKVVESGSVDEIFYTPRMPYTLGLLGSLPRLDVKTDRLTPITGSPPATTNMPPGCPFSPRCPLSQDICNEEEPRLVAGPGTQWAACHFTEQVIGHDPAELFSATSADTAAVPVTVDAAIDTETNR; from the coding sequence ATGACCGAGTACGACGCCAACACCCGCGGCGGCGACCCCGTCCTCGTGGTGGAGGACCTGACCGTCCAGTTCCCGACCGGCGAGGGCGTGGTCAACGCCGTGCGCGGCGTGAGCTACCAGCTGCAGCGCGGCGAGGTGCTCGGCATCGTCGGTGAGTCCGGCTCCGGCAAGTCCGTGACGTCGATGGCCGTGATGGGTCTCCTGCCGCGCACCGCCAAGGTCTCCGGCTCCATCCGCTTCGGCGGCGTGGAGCTGCTGAAGGCGAGCGAGAAGGAGCTCAACAAGGTCCGCGGCAAGGGCATCTCGATGGTCTTCCAGGACCCGATGACCTCGCTGAACCCCGTGTACACCGTGGGCGACCAGATCGCCGAGGCGATCACCGCGCACCACGACGTGCGCAAGGACGTGGCGAAGAAGCAGGCGATCGACCTACTGGACCTGGTCCGCATCCCGAACCCGAAGCAACGTGCGGACGAGTATCCGCACCAGCTGTCGGGCGGTATGCGCCAGCGCGTCGTGATCGCCATCGCCATGGCGAACAACCCGGACGTGATCATCGCCGACGAGCCCACGACGGCCCTCGACGTGACCGTGCAGGCCCAGATCCTCGAAGCGCTGCAGGCGGCGCAGAAGGAGACGGGCGCGGCGATGGTGCTGATCACCCATGACCTCGGCGTGATCGCCGGCCAGGCCGACCGCGTGCACGTGATGTACGCGGGCAAGGTGGTCGAGTCCGGCAGCGTCGACGAGATCTTCTACACGCCGCGCATGCCGTACACGCTGGGCCTGCTGGGCAGCCTGCCCCGGCTCGACGTGAAGACCGATCGGCTCACGCCGATCACCGGCTCGCCGCCCGCGACCACGAACATGCCACCGGGCTGCCCGTTCAGCCCGCGCTGCCCGCTGTCCCAGGACATCTGCAACGAGGAGGAGCCGCGCCTGGTGGCCGGCCCCGGCACGCAGTGGGCGGCCTGCCACTTCACCGAGCAGGTGATCGGCCACGACCCGGCCGAACTGTTCAGCGCCACTTCGGCCGACACGGCTGCCGTCCCGGTCACCGTCGACGCCGCGATCGACACGGAGACGAACCGATGA
- a CDS encoding cell wall metabolism sensor histidine kinase WalK — protein sequence MIGSPSWWRGRSLQVRITVLATTITLACLLGLAVLAASRLEPLLVDSVDRELTSALGPATADVAAGRPLAAADPVSVRVLDISGAPVDGRARPQLDDGAVRQLKAGVAVQADGSRWRGQVVSAPDGSQRLVVAGAGQVGFAAAVHYGGLWLVVVALFGAVVAGLATWLVVRFALRPVARMRALVRSLPPGSRLPLPTSHDELRALAEEFNALLVRQDEASGRLRRFTGDAAHELRSPVASIRVQAEVAVANPDPELAQETLTDILAEAERLSALLDGLLSLARSDAGEVPPAEPVELVTEVRAAVDRLPAGVPETRVSAAVAQAWALGNHSEVELVLDNLLRNACRYATGQIVVSVLASRSHVRVVVDDDGPGIAPEHRAKVFDRFYRVADDRARSSGGTGLGLAMVAETARRRGGRVRVGESPEGGARFEVAWRAAQGDRADR from the coding sequence GTGATCGGCTCGCCGTCCTGGTGGCGGGGCCGGTCGCTCCAGGTCCGGATCACCGTCCTGGCCACGACGATCACGCTCGCGTGCCTGCTCGGCCTCGCGGTGCTCGCCGCCAGCCGGCTCGAGCCGTTGCTCGTCGACTCGGTGGACCGCGAGCTCACTTCCGCGCTCGGACCGGCAACGGCGGACGTCGCGGCCGGGCGTCCGCTCGCCGCAGCCGACCCGGTTTCCGTGCGCGTGCTGGACATTTCGGGTGCACCGGTCGACGGCCGGGCCCGCCCGCAGCTTGACGACGGCGCGGTCCGGCAGCTCAAAGCCGGTGTGGCGGTGCAGGCCGACGGCTCGCGCTGGCGGGGCCAGGTCGTGAGCGCGCCGGACGGCAGCCAGCGGCTCGTCGTCGCGGGCGCCGGACAGGTGGGTTTCGCGGCGGCGGTGCACTACGGCGGGTTGTGGCTGGTCGTCGTCGCGCTCTTCGGGGCCGTGGTGGCGGGACTGGCGACGTGGCTCGTGGTGCGGTTCGCGCTGCGGCCGGTCGCGCGGATGCGCGCGCTGGTGCGGTCGCTGCCGCCGGGTTCGCGGCTGCCGCTGCCGACGTCGCACGACGAGCTGCGCGCGCTGGCGGAGGAGTTCAACGCGCTGCTGGTCCGCCAGGACGAGGCCAGCGGCCGCCTGCGCCGCTTCACCGGCGACGCGGCGCACGAGCTGCGTTCGCCCGTCGCGTCGATCCGGGTGCAGGCCGAGGTCGCCGTCGCGAACCCGGACCCCGAGCTGGCGCAGGAGACGCTGACGGACATCCTCGCCGAGGCCGAACGGCTGTCGGCACTGCTCGACGGCCTGCTCTCGCTCGCGCGCTCCGACGCCGGCGAGGTGCCACCCGCCGAACCGGTGGAGCTGGTCACGGAGGTGCGCGCCGCCGTCGACCGGCTGCCCGCGGGGGTGCCCGAGACGCGGGTGAGCGCGGCCGTCGCGCAGGCGTGGGCGCTCGGGAACCACTCGGAGGTCGAGCTGGTGCTGGACAACCTGCTGCGCAACGCGTGCCGGTACGCGACCGGGCAGATCGTGGTGTCCGTGCTGGCCTCACGCTCGCACGTGCGGGTCGTGGTGGACGACGACGGGCCCGGCATCGCCCCCGAGCACCGGGCGAAGGTGTTCGACCGCTTCTACCGCGTTGCAGACGACCGCGCGCGGTCCTCCGGCGGGACCGGACTCGGGCTCGCGATGGTCGCCGAGACGGCGCGCCGCCGCGGCGGGCGCGTGCGCGTGGGCGAATCGCCCGAAGGCGGCGCCCGGTTCGAGGTCGCTTGGCGCGCCGCGCAGGGGGATCGAGCGGACCGCTGA
- a CDS encoding ABC transporter ATP-binding protein — translation MTEATAGKTPVLSAQNLVKHFPIRGGGVVRRTTGAVQAVSGVSFDIYPHETLALVGESGCGKSTTARVALALQPLTDGKVTYEGRDLATMSKRELQRLRRDMQIVFQDPYASVDPRLPVNEIIAEPLRIHGLYNDGGRQQVRDLMKTVGLRPEHGNRFPHEFSGGQRQRIGIARALALKPKVLVLDEPVSALDVSIQAGVLNLLKDLQAELGLSYLFVSHDLSVVRHVSDRIAVMYLGKIVETAPAEDLFTNPAHPYTQALISAIPVPDPRKERTRQRIVITGDVPSPANPPSGCRFRTRCPKFANELDDAGRKKCTTEEPLLLDHGQGHPTACHFAESLQLI, via the coding sequence ATGACCGAGGCCACGGCGGGCAAGACCCCCGTCCTCTCCGCGCAGAACCTGGTCAAGCACTTCCCCATCCGTGGCGGCGGCGTCGTCCGCCGCACGACGGGTGCGGTGCAGGCCGTGTCGGGCGTGTCGTTCGACATCTACCCGCACGAGACGCTGGCGCTGGTCGGGGAGTCGGGCTGCGGCAAGTCGACCACCGCCCGGGTGGCGCTGGCGCTGCAGCCGCTCACGGACGGCAAGGTCACCTACGAGGGCCGCGACCTGGCGACGATGTCGAAGCGCGAGCTGCAGCGGCTGCGCCGCGACATGCAGATCGTGTTCCAGGACCCGTACGCTTCCGTCGACCCGCGGCTGCCGGTGAACGAGATCATCGCGGAGCCGCTGCGCATCCACGGCCTGTACAACGACGGTGGCCGCCAGCAGGTCCGCGACCTGATGAAGACCGTGGGCCTGCGCCCGGAGCACGGCAACCGCTTCCCGCACGAGTTCTCCGGCGGTCAGCGCCAGCGCATCGGCATCGCCCGCGCGCTCGCGCTCAAGCCGAAGGTGCTCGTCCTCGACGAACCGGTGTCGGCGCTCGACGTGTCGATCCAGGCCGGTGTGCTCAACCTGCTGAAGGACCTGCAGGCGGAGCTCGGGCTGTCGTACCTGTTCGTGTCGCACGACCTCTCGGTGGTCCGGCACGTGTCCGACCGCATCGCGGTGATGTACCTCGGCAAGATCGTGGAGACCGCGCCGGCGGAGGACCTGTTCACCAACCCGGCCCACCCGTACACCCAGGCGCTGATCTCGGCGATCCCGGTGCCGGACCCGCGCAAGGAACGCACGCGCCAGCGCATCGTGATCACGGGCGACGTGCCGAGCCCCGCGAACCCGCCCTCGGGCTGCCGCTTCCGCACGCGCTGCCCGAAGTTCGCGAACGAACTCGACGACGCGGGCCGCAAGAAGTGCACCACGGAGGAGCCCCTGCTGCTCGACCACGGCCAGGGCCACCCGACGGCGTGCCACTTCGCGGAGAGCCTGCAGCTGATCTGA
- the trpS gene encoding tryptophan--tRNA ligase: MVQLSGITPSGHVQLGNHLGALRRWAAEGRPDDLFFVSDLHAMTNAHNPAKLRALATEQLAVLVATGIAPERVFVQSDIAKELGALTWILECTCSYGEAARMIQFKEKSKGQPGVRLSLLTYPVLMAADILLQGASKVPVGEDQRQHVELARALARRFNTTYGEVFTVPEATLPPAGARVKDLADPTRKMSKSAHDAAGVVFVLDEPDQVRRKIRRARTDGGSVPAYSPETRPGIANLLDILAACTGGDPAKLADEYPSYGVLKDAVADAVIEELRPVRERTLALLADTAELERVRKAGAVRAAERGDHRLSAALRLIGAG, translated from the coding sequence GTGGTCCAGTTGTCCGGCATCACGCCGTCCGGTCACGTCCAGCTCGGAAACCACCTCGGCGCCCTGCGGCGCTGGGCTGCCGAGGGCAGGCCGGACGACCTGTTCTTCGTGTCCGATCTGCACGCGATGACCAATGCCCACAACCCCGCGAAGCTGCGGGCCCTGGCGACGGAGCAGCTCGCCGTACTCGTGGCCACGGGCATCGCGCCGGAACGGGTGTTCGTGCAGTCCGACATCGCGAAGGAGCTCGGCGCGCTCACGTGGATCCTCGAGTGCACGTGCTCCTACGGCGAGGCCGCGCGGATGATCCAGTTCAAGGAGAAGTCCAAGGGCCAGCCCGGAGTGCGGCTGAGCCTGCTGACGTACCCGGTGCTGATGGCCGCGGACATCCTGCTGCAGGGCGCGTCGAAGGTGCCGGTCGGTGAGGACCAGCGCCAGCACGTGGAGCTGGCCCGCGCGCTCGCGCGCCGGTTCAACACCACGTACGGCGAGGTCTTCACCGTGCCGGAGGCCACGCTGCCGCCGGCGGGCGCACGCGTGAAGGACCTGGCTGACCCGACGCGCAAGATGTCCAAATCGGCGCACGACGCCGCGGGGGTGGTGTTCGTGCTCGACGAGCCGGACCAGGTGCGCCGCAAGATCCGCCGCGCCCGCACCGACGGCGGCTCCGTCCCGGCGTACTCCCCCGAAACGCGCCCGGGGATCGCCAACCTGCTGGACATCCTCGCCGCCTGCACCGGCGGCGACCCCGCGAAGCTGGCCGACGAGTACCCGTCGTACGGCGTGCTCAAGGACGCCGTCGCCGACGCCGTGATCGAGGAGCTGCGCCCGGTGCGCGAACGCACCCTGGCCCTGCTCGCCGACACCGCAGAGCTCGAACGCGTCCGCAAGGCGGGCGCCGTCCGCGCCGCCGAACGCGGTGACCACCGCCTGTCCGCCGCGCTGCGCCTGATCGGCGCCGGCTGA
- a CDS encoding ABC transporter family substrate-binding protein, with protein MGRKAAPVLALAGALLAACSNTPPPPVVPSPAATSTSAEPSASQIVVGIDDVVGGYNPHAISDSSTVTTALSQLLLPSVFRQSDDGKRVLDKTLMTSAEVVSQMPFTVKYEIRPDASWSDGAPIATEDFIYLADAMRTQPGVIEPAGYRLINDIQPRDGGKGVEVTFSKPYPAWQTLFDNLLPQHLLKDAPGGWQGALATNFPAVAGPFAIKTIDTARGEVVLQRNDRYWEKPAAVDTLILRRSDPAGIATALRSGNDQFSLTRTDSGGLQLLTELGPAVKLTTVPRPMVATVLLRPVSAALSDKQVRQGVAALLDRGKLIAAGAMGGPSASLKADAQVIPPSGAGYAPTIPAGPPAAPDLAKAETSFKAAGYTKDAGVWRKGTKTLSLVIASPGQEEPYASIAKELSDELVAGGVQVNTITPQPRDLFSSLLAMPVVNGQQQAGPDANGNVGVDVAVVPQPVGGDPATVLASTFGCAPDQATADKTKSIVPANSAGLCDESLQASIDSALTGATPLADALKTLEPELWSTDVVIPLFQEAETLAVGKGISGLTPGPPMQGPFGSAVNWTRGTN; from the coding sequence ATGGGACGCAAGGCGGCGCCGGTGCTGGCGCTCGCGGGGGCGCTCCTCGCCGCGTGTTCGAACACCCCGCCACCGCCCGTGGTGCCGTCACCGGCGGCGACGAGCACCTCGGCGGAGCCCTCGGCGTCGCAGATCGTGGTGGGCATCGACGACGTGGTGGGCGGCTACAACCCGCACGCCATCTCAGACTCGTCCACGGTCACCACGGCCCTGTCGCAGCTGCTGCTGCCCTCGGTGTTCCGCCAGAGCGACGACGGCAAGCGCGTGCTCGACAAGACGCTCATGACCTCGGCCGAGGTCGTGTCGCAGATGCCGTTCACGGTCAAGTACGAGATCCGGCCCGACGCGTCGTGGTCCGACGGCGCACCGATCGCGACTGAGGACTTCATCTACCTCGCCGACGCCATGCGGACGCAGCCCGGCGTGATCGAGCCCGCCGGCTACCGGCTGATCAACGACATCCAGCCCCGCGACGGCGGCAAGGGCGTGGAAGTCACCTTCAGCAAGCCGTATCCGGCCTGGCAGACGCTGTTCGACAACCTGCTCCCGCAGCACCTCCTGAAGGATGCTCCGGGCGGCTGGCAGGGTGCGCTGGCCACGAACTTCCCGGCCGTGGCGGGACCGTTCGCGATCAAGACCATCGACACCGCTCGCGGTGAGGTCGTGCTGCAGCGCAACGACCGCTACTGGGAGAAGCCCGCGGCCGTCGACACGCTGATCCTGCGCCGCTCCGACCCGGCGGGCATCGCGACCGCGCTGCGCAGCGGCAACGACCAGTTCTCCCTGACCCGCACCGACTCGGGCGGCCTGCAACTGCTCACCGAGCTCGGCCCCGCCGTGAAGCTCACGACGGTGCCGCGGCCGATGGTGGCCACGGTGCTGCTGCGGCCCGTCAGCGCGGCCCTGTCCGACAAGCAGGTGCGCCAGGGCGTCGCGGCCCTGCTCGACCGCGGCAAGCTCATCGCCGCGGGCGCCATGGGCGGCCCGTCGGCCTCGCTCAAGGCCGACGCGCAGGTGATCCCGCCGTCCGGCGCCGGCTACGCGCCCACGATCCCCGCGGGCCCGCCCGCCGCCCCCGACCTCGCGAAGGCCGAGACCTCCTTCAAGGCCGCCGGCTACACGAAGGATGCCGGCGTGTGGCGCAAGGGCACCAAAACGCTGTCGCTGGTCATCGCGTCGCCAGGCCAGGAGGAGCCGTACGCGTCGATCGCGAAGGAGCTCTCGGACGAGCTCGTCGCCGGCGGTGTGCAGGTCAACACCATCACCCCGCAGCCGCGCGACCTGTTCTCGTCGCTGCTCGCGATGCCCGTGGTCAACGGCCAGCAGCAGGCGGGCCCGGACGCGAACGGCAACGTCGGCGTCGACGTCGCCGTGGTGCCGCAGCCCGTCGGCGGCGACCCGGCGACCGTGCTCGCGTCGACCTTCGGCTGCGCCCCCGACCAGGCCACCGCGGACAAGACGAAGTCCATCGTGCCCGCCAACTCCGCCGGCCTGTGCGACGAGAGCCTCCAGGCCTCGATCGACTCGGCCCTCACCGGCGCCACCCCGCTCGCCGATGCGCTCAAGACCCTCGAACCCGAGCTGTGGTCGACCGACGTCGTGATCCCGCTCTTCCAGGAAGCCGAGACCCTCGCCGTCGGCAAGGGCATCTCCGGGCTCACGCCGGGCCCGCCGATGCAGGGCCCGTTCGGTTCGGCCGTGAACTGGACCCGCGGCACGAACTGA
- a CDS encoding YciI family protein yields MYVVLLTYTAPIEEIDLALPDHAEWLAKQYEHGHFLASGRQKPRTGGVIITRPMARGKLDAILATDPFAVQHLASYEVIEFSPTKTAPELRLVNEAVEHTHAS; encoded by the coding sequence ATGTATGTCGTCTTGCTCACGTACACCGCCCCCATCGAGGAGATCGACCTGGCGCTTCCCGACCACGCCGAGTGGCTCGCGAAGCAGTACGAGCACGGGCACTTCCTGGCCTCCGGCCGGCAGAAGCCCCGCACGGGCGGCGTGATCATCACGCGGCCGATGGCCCGGGGCAAGCTGGACGCCATCCTCGCGACGGACCCGTTCGCGGTCCAGCACCTGGCGAGCTACGAGGTCATCGAGTTCTCGCCGACCAAGACGGCGCCCGAGCTCAGGCTGGTCAACGAGGCGGTCGAGCACACGCACGCGTCCTGA
- the typA gene encoding translational GTPase TypA, whose product MPAASATAVEPGRASGKTRPDLRNVAIVAHVDHGKTTLVDAMLRQSGAFAERAEVVDRVMDSGELEREKGITILAKNTSIHRQTPGGQITINVIDTPGHADFGGEVERGLAMVDGVVLLVDASEGPLPQTRFVLRKTLEAGLPVILVVNKVDRPDARIAEVVEETHDLLLDLASDIEDADLDAILDLPVVYASARAGKASLEQPADGGLPDSENLDPLFDTLLSHVPAPVADPDAPLQALVTNLDASNFLGRIALIRIHAGRLRKGQTVAWMREDGSVQNVRISELLVTEALTRVPATEASAGDLVAIAGIPDITIGDTLADAEEPVALPRITVDEPAISMTIGVNTSPLAGRNGGDKVTARLVKARLDAELIGNVSIRVLPTERPDTWEVQGRGELALAILVEQMRREGFELTVGKPQVVLRTIDGKLHEPFERLYIDSPEEHLGAITQLLASRKGRMEDMSGNGTGRIKLIYVLPSRGLIGFRTDFLTETRGTGIANHVFEGYFPWAGEIRTRHTGSLVADRSGPITAYAMIQLQDRGSFFVEPGAEVYEGMVVGENPRMEDLDINITKEKKLTNMRSSTGDELERLARPRKLSLEEALEFCASDECVEVAPEVVRVRKVTLDIATRAKERSRAKSRENG is encoded by the coding sequence GTGCCCGCAGCCAGCGCCACCGCAGTCGAACCCGGCCGCGCGAGCGGCAAGACCCGGCCCGACCTGCGCAACGTCGCGATCGTCGCACACGTCGACCACGGGAAGACAACCCTGGTCGACGCCATGCTCAGGCAGTCCGGCGCCTTCGCCGAGCGCGCCGAGGTCGTCGACCGCGTCATGGACTCCGGTGAGCTCGAGCGCGAGAAGGGCATCACCATCCTCGCGAAGAACACCTCGATCCACCGCCAGACCCCCGGCGGCCAGATCACGATCAACGTGATCGACACCCCGGGCCACGCCGACTTCGGCGGCGAGGTCGAGCGCGGGCTGGCGATGGTCGACGGTGTGGTGCTGCTGGTCGACGCGAGCGAGGGCCCGCTGCCGCAGACCCGTTTCGTGCTGCGCAAGACGCTCGAGGCCGGCCTGCCCGTGATCCTGGTCGTGAACAAGGTCGACCGGCCCGACGCCCGCATCGCCGAGGTCGTCGAGGAGACCCACGACCTGCTGCTCGACCTCGCGAGCGACATCGAAGACGCCGACCTCGACGCGATCCTCGACCTGCCCGTGGTCTACGCCTCCGCGCGCGCCGGCAAGGCGAGCCTGGAGCAGCCGGCCGACGGTGGCCTGCCCGACAGCGAGAACCTCGACCCGCTGTTCGACACGCTGCTGAGCCACGTGCCGGCGCCGGTCGCGGACCCCGATGCGCCGCTGCAGGCGCTCGTCACGAACCTCGACGCGTCCAACTTCCTCGGCCGCATCGCGCTGATCCGCATCCACGCGGGCCGGCTGCGCAAGGGCCAGACCGTCGCGTGGATGCGCGAAGACGGCTCGGTCCAGAACGTGCGCATCTCCGAGCTGCTGGTCACGGAGGCCCTCACCCGCGTGCCGGCCACCGAGGCCAGCGCGGGTGATCTGGTCGCCATCGCGGGCATCCCGGACATCACGATCGGCGACACGCTGGCCGACGCCGAGGAGCCGGTCGCGCTGCCGCGGATCACCGTCGACGAGCCGGCGATCTCCATGACCATCGGTGTGAACACTTCGCCGCTGGCCGGCCGCAACGGCGGCGACAAGGTCACCGCGCGGCTGGTGAAGGCACGCCTGGACGCGGAGCTGATCGGCAACGTCTCGATCCGCGTGCTGCCCACCGAACGCCCGGACACCTGGGAGGTCCAGGGCCGCGGTGAGCTGGCGCTGGCGATCCTCGTCGAGCAGATGCGCCGGGAGGGCTTCGAGCTCACCGTGGGCAAGCCGCAGGTGGTGCTGCGCACGATCGACGGCAAGCTCCACGAGCCGTTCGAGCGCCTGTACATCGACTCGCCGGAGGAGCACCTCGGCGCGATCACGCAGCTGCTCGCTTCCCGCAAGGGCCGCATGGAGGACATGAGCGGCAACGGCACGGGCCGCATCAAGCTCATCTACGTGCTGCCCTCGCGCGGCCTCATCGGCTTCCGCACCGACTTCCTCACCGAGACCCGCGGCACCGGCATCGCGAACCACGTGTTCGAGGGCTACTTCCCGTGGGCGGGCGAGATCCGCACCCGCCACACCGGCTCGCTCGTCGCCGACCGCTCGGGCCCCATCACCGCCTACGCGATGATCCAGCTCCAGGACCGCGGAAGCTTCTTCGTCGAGCCCGGCGCCGAGGTCTACGAGGGCATGGTCGTGGGTGAGAACCCGCGCATGGAGGACCTCGACATCAACATCACCAAGGAGAAGAAGCTCACCAACATGCGCTCCTCCACCGGTGACGAGCTGGAGCGCCTCGCCCGCCCGCGCAAGCTCAGCCTCGAAGAGGCGCTGGAGTTCTGCGCGAGCGACGAGTGCGTCGAGGTCGCGCCGGAGGTCGTCCGCGTCCGCAAGGTGACGCTGGACATCGCGACCCGCGCGAAGGAGCGTTCGCGCGCGAAGAGCCGCGAGAACGGCTGA
- a CDS encoding (deoxy)nucleoside triphosphate pyrophosphohydrolase gives MDGVIVGAALVREGKLLAQQRAWPPHHAGQWELPGGRVEEGETDSYALARECQEELDVAVTVGPRVGAEVPLPGGKVLRVYAAALISPGDEPRAVEHTALRWVGPDELDDIDWLPADRGLIPDLRALLTH, from the coding sequence ATGGACGGGGTCATCGTGGGAGCGGCGCTGGTGCGCGAAGGGAAGTTGCTCGCCCAGCAGCGAGCCTGGCCGCCGCACCACGCGGGCCAGTGGGAGCTGCCCGGCGGGCGCGTCGAGGAGGGTGAGACCGACTCGTACGCGCTCGCCCGTGAGTGCCAGGAAGAGCTCGACGTGGCCGTCACGGTCGGCCCCCGCGTCGGCGCCGAAGTCCCCCTCCCGGGCGGCAAGGTGCTCCGCGTGTACGCCGCCGCCCTGATCTCCCCGGGCGACGAACCGCGGGCGGTCGAGCACACCGCCCTGCGCTGGGTCGGCCCCGACGAACTCGACGACATCGACTGGCTGCCCGCGGACCGCGGACTGATTCCCGACCTGCGGGCGTTGCTGACGCACTGA
- a CDS encoding ABC transporter permease produces the protein MPDDAISATPTTLGSSRLAPDDPQTPQVAPEREFTVKERSQAQLVFRRFLQHRLAMISLVVFVLIVLFAYVGPLVWKYGPADITQDNSAPPSGEHPFGTDAVGHDTLAQVMRGTQISLQISVLIAIFATVVGTIWGSVAGYYRGWIDTLLMRIADLVLTLPLLAVAAVLAHQVGGTWWLIAVVIAGLYWAYVSRVARGVVLSLREKEFVEASKALGASDARIIFRHLVPNALGAIIVNLTILVSIGILLETALSFLGFGVQPPDTSLGLLVSTAQTAVDTRPWLFYFPGVFIILIALTINFIGDGLRDAFDPQQTKVRA, from the coding sequence ATGCCTGACGACGCGATCTCCGCCACGCCCACCACCCTGGGCTCTTCCCGCCTCGCCCCGGACGACCCGCAGACCCCGCAGGTCGCCCCCGAGCGGGAGTTCACCGTCAAGGAACGCAGCCAGGCCCAGCTGGTCTTCCGCCGCTTCCTCCAGCACCGGCTGGCGATGATCAGCCTTGTGGTGTTCGTCCTCATCGTGCTGTTCGCCTACGTCGGCCCGCTGGTCTGGAAGTACGGCCCGGCCGACATCACGCAGGACAACTCGGCTCCGCCGTCGGGTGAGCACCCGTTCGGCACCGACGCCGTCGGCCACGACACCCTGGCGCAGGTGATGCGCGGCACGCAGATCTCGCTGCAGATCTCGGTCCTCATCGCGATCTTCGCGACCGTCGTCGGCACGATCTGGGGTTCGGTCGCGGGGTACTACCGCGGCTGGATCGACACCCTGCTGATGCGCATCGCCGACCTCGTGCTGACGCTGCCGCTGCTCGCGGTCGCCGCCGTGCTGGCCCACCAGGTGGGTGGCACGTGGTGGCTGATCGCGGTGGTCATCGCCGGTCTGTACTGGGCGTACGTCTCCCGGGTCGCCCGTGGCGTCGTGCTGTCGCTGCGCGAGAAGGAGTTCGTCGAAGCCTCCAAGGCCCTCGGCGCGAGCGACGCCCGGATCATCTTCCGGCACCTCGTGCCCAACGCACTGGGCGCGATCATCGTCAACCTGACGATCCTGGTGTCGATCGGCATCCTGCTCGAGACCGCGCTGTCGTTCCTCGGCTTCGGCGTGCAGCCGCCCGACACGTCGCTCGGCCTGCTCGTCAGCACCGCGCAGACGGCGGTCGACACCCGCCCGTGGCTGTTCTACTTCCCGGGTGTCTTCATCATCCTGATCGCGCTGACGATCAACTTCATCGGGGACGGCCTGAGGGACGCGTTCGACCCCCAGCAGACGAAGGTGCGCGCATGA